Within the Fusarium keratoplasticum isolate Fu6.1 chromosome 1, whole genome shotgun sequence genome, the region TGTGTAGAGATTGGGGAATGGGGTCGTCATGATGATATATCGCTTTGCATGGAATGAACAACTCTTTGAAACACGAACGACGGACCCTTTCCTTTGACCGACAGAAGCTTCACCTTTCCCAGTGAATTGATGCCCGTCGCGGGGAAGCCCCTGACGTCAGGCGCTGAAAGCCCCCTGAAATCACCTGCAAGCCACCAAAGTTATAGGGGGCCTCAGGTTAAGCGCCGGGGGAACCTGACTAATAAGCGCCCGGcgtcatggatggattggattggatcgTTATCTTATCGCACTCTTTTGGAAATTGACCATGACGATGCGCCCGTCctttcaccaccaacaaacCTGCAACAATTCTTTTCACCTGCATCAACACCCAATCTCACCAAAAAAAGCTGTGTTATTGTTCACAGCGTAGGCGATTGGAGCAGCCATGGGTGTCTCGCTTGATACAGAGAAGCTGGGCTCCCTCTTTCAGGCCCGCCCAGACATTCTGCAAGGCATCCAGAGGGCAGCAGGTAAACAATACCCCTGAGCAGGCTGTGACAACTTGTTACTAACTTTTTCCGCCAGATTCTCCAGGACGGATTGCTCTGTTCAACGAAATCGCGAACCATGTCTACGATCAGCTTCAGGGAAGTTGCGAACCCGCGcacaagaagagaagagtcgATGTTCAGCAGACCAACGGGACCGCGAATGGAACAAAGGCCAGCGTGAAGCCAGAGACCAACGCCGCGGACGAGCCCGTGCTCttggagatcaaggagatttCGGTTTCGGTGCCGCAGAGAAAAAAGTTTGAGCTGTGCTTTACGGCGAATCACTTCTATGCTCGCGCTCCTGGAACGACGGCTCCAATTCCGGCCATAACACATGCCTGGTCCGACATTGGTGCGTGATTGATGGCTTCTTAGCCTGATACTTTTGCTAACACAAGGCAGAATACGCCTTTTACCTTCCCGTGCCTGAGAAGGCTCAAGTTCAGCACAACTACGTCCTGTTCCCCAGAGGAACATGCCTCCCTTCCAAGACGAACCCTCCTACGATAGAGCCGCTCGTCTTCACAGTACCCGCAACGGCCCCGAAGCAGGGCACCATCGGAGGCCCTGAGGCTGGAGCCGCAGCTGCTGTGTCGGACAACTACAAGTCCCTCTTTCACTGGGCCTTTGGACGGTACCTCAAGCCCGCAGGCAACAATGTCGACATCACCTCTGCCGACCCAAACAAGTTCCAGAGCATGGTCCGACAGCCCCATCGACCAAACGAGAAGGCCGTGCATGTCAAGGCCTTTAGAGGCTCCAAGGATGGATACCTCTTTTTCCTCGAGAACGGCATTTTCTGGGGCTTCAGGAAGCCTCTCATGTTCATCCCACTGAACCGCATCGCTGCGACCAGCTACACGAACATTCTGCAGAGGACGTTCAATATCGTCACAGAAGTCTTTGCAGGCGAAGGCGACGCGACCGAGGAGCTCGAGTTCTCCATGTTGGACCAGGAGGACTACGGTGGTATCGACGAGTACATCAAGCGCAACCGCCTGCAGGATCGCAGCATGGCTGAGCAGAGAAAGGCGAAGCTAGAGTTGGCCGAGAATCGAGGACCTAAGAAGAGTGCCGAGGAGAATGGGGCAGCTGCAGAGGGAGAAGCTGGTCAGGAGGGCATGTCTGAGCTTCAAAAGGCgcagctcgaggctgagcaggagctgcaggatgaagaggatgaggacgaagaagacTATGATCCTGGTAGCGATGCCGACAGTGACGGATCGGGAGATTCgagcgatgacgacgacgatgatgacgacgaagacgacgaggaggatgaggatgaggaagaggagggcgaaggagaaggagagggagaagaggaggcagccgaagaggaggaggagccagagcctgagGTCGCTGCACCGCCACCTACTAAGAAGCCCGCAGCACAAGTTCCTGTGAAAACAGGCTGGGCAGCCCTCAGAAGCGTTCCTCGAGCTACCGAGAGCATGGATCTAGATGAGGAGAAGTTTGACGTTGTCTAGAGGAGTCGGGTTGTACAGTACGGTATCACTGGCATGATAGATACGGTCGGGTCAGGCACGATGTATGACATACATTAGGAAGAGGCATCGTCCTCCATGAACATGTTACACCTTTAGCGTTGCGATCGAGGTTGACAGGTGTAACGTGTGTTTGAGCATCTGATTTAGGTCTTTTCTAATGACAGAGGAAAGACGAGAAGGACAGGGATTTGTGCCTGGTGAAGGCAGTTGATGGTATCATAACGGAACAAGAGACAATTAACAAATCCACCCAAACAGTATAGGCCTTCATTTCTGTTTCAATCTAGCATTGCTACAATGCCTTTACTTCTGCCAGCAACGCACCTCGGTACGACCGCTACGGTGGTAATCTGCAAGCGGAACGCCGCACTTGTAACGTCAGTGTCGTGTTTATGTAGAGGACATCTCGGACTTACATTGGCACAGCGATGGTGCACATCCTTAAGTGACGAGATGCAATACGGGATACATCCCAGGCAACTCACGAAGCATACCAACGCCGCAGCGGCACTAACATGGTCAACTTCCATCTTTCAACCTTTCTGAAAGAAACTCACTGTGTAAAGCCACCAGCCTCGGCTGTGGTGACGGTAAAGTCCCTTACGCCGCAGCTCGGACACACGACCGGCGCACTCTGGCTCTGCAGGCTCTGGAGCGGCACGCTGTTGAGGTTCTGCTGCGGCGGCTGGCCATGAGACTGTGGCGGTTGGCCCTGAGACTGCGGTGGGAAATCATTCGGGTTGTGGATATGAGCTGGAGGGGGAGAGCCTGGGTTCGTGAGAGGCGGCTGGGcgaggggagaagagaagtCTCGGTTGTTGTAGGTCGGCGGTTGGTCTTGGTTGACCGCTTGGTTTGCGGTGAAGGTGGGGTGTTGTTCGTTCTGAgggggagcttggagagtTAGTGATGATGCTTGTGTAGGTTGATGAAGGACATACTTGGCTTCTCCATTGTTGGCAACTGTAGATGGACCGGATGTGTGTTTGATGCTTGAGACTTCCAGGTTTGGTGTTTTGGAGCGCCAGAGGTCTTAAGAAACACAGCCAAGAGATATGAAGTCACAGCAATGGGGCAATGCGATGCTCCATGATGAAACGGTCTGCCCTACCAAGTCTGCCTTGACACCATGATCGGTCAGATATTCACTTGTTTGGTTGTCATCCCGGGTCATACAGGGTTGTTTTTAGAAGCTTCCTGACCACCATAGAGGGTAAAACGTCATTGGTTTAAGAGTCTATTGGGTAGTGGCGAGGTGGGTGGTGAGAAGGAGCCGGCGGTGTCAAACATTCAGTTTACGTCTTACAACGGCATTTTCCACTTTGAGAGACTGCGCCTCGGAGGATCAACGGTCATGGACAGGGCTCTAGAATCCTGCGTCATGTCACGTAACCAGTCACGGTGAAAACCTGGAAGTGTCgcatgaagaagatcaacatGGATTGAGGTTGGAAGTTGGATGTGAGTGGTCGGCCGAGTGTCATGGGCTTGGGTTGAGATGTGGCTGTGGGGGTGGCTGTGGCTAGTGATCTGCGTTGTGGCGAGAGCTAGACGAGGAAGTTCTGAGGGAATCAGTGAGAATTTCTCCATGATGGGTGCATTATTCTTTCATTCATGATATTGGTGTCACTGATAGTTTGGAGAAGGCCTTGCCAGTTGGGAACTGAGTGGCTGTGTATACTGGGTCATAGCCAGCAGCTCCCTGTCTCCATGCCATGGCATGACTTCACCATCTTATCATCAGCTCTTATCTTATCATCCCATCACCGGACATTTCCCGCTCACCGCCCACACGTGACCCTCAACTCCAAAGGTTTCAATCCACCATCGCAGCGAGCTCATCACGACGAGCGGCATCTGAACCTCCGAGTCCCGACTCCCCACGCCGTCAATTGGATCTCCAGAAGATACCTACTGAGCAATCATGTCGGGCCGTCACAAGGCTATCCGTCTTCCTCCCCTCAAGACCCTGCGCGTCCACGATCCGAAGCGCAAGGTCGAGAACCCGTgcatcgccatcatgtcgagcGTCCTCGGTACAtttctcccctccctccaCCTTGAAGATTCGGCATACTAACGTAAAATAGCCTGCTGGGCTTCTGCCGGATACAATGCCACAGGCTGCGCCGCCGTCGAGACACAGCTCCGCAAGTGCATGGACGGTCCCGCGCCTCCTCCCGCACCCACAAACACGATCAACTACCACCTCTCACGAATGCAAAAGCACATGACGGGGCCGAGGAAGCAAAAGTagtcttggtggtgagggaaTTGGTAGAAGGGTATGCATTTTGGGCGTTGGTAGAAAGAAAGCGTCTGCTTGGGATGGATTGTACAACATTTTACCCCCCGTTCATGATGGGCAACGAAGAACAAGAGGTGGATGATGTACATTTAGCTACTGTACAATACAAACATGTTCAACATGTCAACAATGGATGTCACGCAATATCTGCTTTGTGATGCTAATCTTTCTTACAACGAATCTCATCTCTCGTGATGCTGCTGAATCTTGGGTGCTCGAACATTATCAAGTCTTGGTGGCTCACGGTTACAACAATCACGATATCACAAGTCACATGGCACAAATTCGTTCAAAGCGCTTGCATTTCACTACTCCTCACTCTGCAAGACACCCACGCGCCCATCCACTGCTctatcccatcccatcccatcatcagCGCACACCCAAACCCAAATCTCCCCCATCATCTACACCTCTCCTCAAGGCGCACAGAGGGTGTGTCCACATCAGAGACTAAAAAAACGAAAAGGAACGAACCCAGGACAGACAAAATAAAAGAGAAGGGTGAAATAAATGCCAAAGAATGAAAAGAAAGACAAAACGCCCCCGTTCTTAGAAACAGCGCCGGACCCCATGAAGTGACTGAGAAGGTGATGATGTGTAATCCCAAGGACAAAAGAACAAATGCTCCGTGGGGAAGTGTCAAGACGGCTTTCCCTAGAAGCAGGGAAGAGTAGATCTTGAGGCGTGAGGCAAAGTCGAAGCCTTCCTTCACGCAACCGTTTCGCATGTCTATGCAAAAGAGCCGTCAGAACTCAAAGGCATTCAGCCCAGACTCAAGAAAACGTGCGACCATGTACGTCGCTAAAGAGCGGCTCCGGTAGGCGGTGCGGTGTCGCACTACAAGATGTGTGACCGTGATAAGAGACGCTCCGTGTCGAGTGGCGTGCCGTGTCTATATGGTTGATGCCTTGTCCTCCATGTCAGACGCCCCTGGTCATTGGTCGTCATCCATGCCTTAACATCATGATCCGAACAAAATAAATACGAGGTTTTCCGTGCGCCGAAAATGCGGTAACGATCCGTGGGTATCCCAAGCACAATGCACCATGTCTACCTCCTCTCTGGGTGGGTGTCGATCTGGTTTGGGTGTGCGCGCTGAACAGGTGTCTAGGAAGTGTCGCCGACGCAGAAGAGCTCTATCTCTCCAACGCCTCCAGCGTACATGTTCCTGACTCCCTCGCGCCACTCCATAAAGGCGATCTGGATATCGTCGTCTCCTTCGATAGCCACGAaatcgccatcctcgtcgcgATACCGCAGCTTGAGTAGGCccttgctgatgctgctgctggtgaaCCGCGCCAACTTGGCGTCGATTCGGTCAACCAGAGACTGGtaggtgatgttgaaggcCACAACAAGTGTCACGTAGTTTCCAGACTCAGTGTTGACCCGGACCTTGAGCTGTGTCGGCAGAGGCAACTCGGGGCTGGCTAGAGGGTTTGTCGATGGAGGAAGAGTAGCTGTGCCAAGGGCTGGAGAGACAGTTCGTGAGTTTGCAGCAGCGGCATCAACACGCAGTGGGTTACCGCCAGCAGCGGGAGTCCCTTGTCGTGGGTACACTGGCTGCGTAGGGAACTGAGCCATGCTGCCGCCAAGACTTCCCGTGTGCTGGTGCATCCGCTCCCGTTGAGCTCCGGGGCTGTTCGTTTGAGCTCGGATGGGCATCTCGTTTCTGGGCGAGCCAGTCTGGGTTCTGGGAATGTTAGGATCATGACCTGGGTGCAAGTGCTGCGGGATCCCGGGTACAGCCGGGATGTTGCCTTGGCTGGGCTGTCGGGTCCTGGGCATTCCGGGTCCGTTGATGTCGGGAGTGCTGTAAGAGCGGTTCCTCTGTTGCGCAGCAGCCTGACTGTTCGAGGCCATTGCAGGAAGCGAAGGACCACGAGGATTGCGGCCATGAGGGTTTGGCGAAGGACCGTCGCGAGAGGGAGCACGCGGCATGGCAGGAGCGGTATACCGGTTGCTATCCTCCCACGGGGGTTGGGGCGTTCCAGTCTTGGGGAAGCCATAGTGAGGAGTGGTAAACATGCCGCTCGCTGTGCTTGTGCGCGACGATGCTGGCGACTCGGCCACTGGTGAGAAGTAGCTGTCGCCGCCCCAGGCACCAGGCGAAGGTGCACCGCTTCCTTGGGTTTGAAGGCTGAGCGGAGCAGGTGGTACAGGCAGAGGAAATCGAGGCGGAGGCGCCCTCACCATACCCGCAAGGGACCCGGAGCTCTCTCCTGTGCCTGCACGAGCACGCAAGTTGCTGCTCGAGGCAGTTCGAGGCATGACACCCATGGGGTGCGGGGGCATTGGGAGGCCGGCTGGCGCTGTGGCTGGCCCGtagtcatcatcctcgtcatcatcctgtTGCAGATATGGGTTCTCAAGGCCACCGGCCTGGTCCCTGGTCCAAGCAAAGTCGGCAGTAGCAGAGTCGGAGTTTGTCGAGGCACGGGGAGCGTTATTCTTCCTCTGGCTTTCGAGAGCAACCACCCACTTCTTAAGTGTCTCCTCGTTCAGGAACTTGATGGTGAAATTCTCAACACCAGGGTCTCCTTTCCACCAGATCTGCACACTGTGATTGCCTGATTCAAGTTAGTAGCGCACAATAATGAAGCAAGGGAAGCCCAACTCACCTGGCTTCGAGAAGGACACGACATCAGTCACGTTAGTCATGAAAATTCTGCCCTTGAGCTGAAGTTTGGCGTTCTTGTTCCGGACCTTGGGTCCTGATGACCTCgacttgtccttcttgtccttgctctTGTTTGGTGAGATTTCCTTGCAGCACAGGAGAATGCATTCAAAGAGATAAATCTCGTACTAGTAGCACAGTTAGCGGGGATCAAGAAAAGCTGTATGAAAGACGTACGTCCTTCTCCTGGTCGGTCTTGCCAGTAATGACACCGTACACGCCGTGTAGGAGAAGATTGCCAAACTGTTCCACCTTATGACTCTTCCAATCTTCCACTCGGTTAGTCAGATCCTCCAAAGCCTCATCCAAGAGGTCCCGGTTGACGGCGTCGTTGGCCTTGTGCAGGACTCGCTCGGCCGCCTCGCAACCATTAACCAAGTCGGCCTTGGTTTCTTCGTCCTCAGTCTTCTTGTTCAAGTCCTGAGTTATGTCAGTCAAGCGGCCAGAGCCAGGCAATTTGTGGAACCCACCTTGAGCAACAGAGGATATTTCACCAATCGTTGCATGGGCTTTAGCAAGAAACCGTCCAGTGTGTTGAAGTCGGTCGCCACGGGGTGTTCTGATTGTTGAATCTTGTCAAAGACCTGGTTGGCGATCTGGGCAGCCTTGCGCTGGTTCGCGATGAAGGGTTGGTAGATATCAAAGGCATCCTCGTGCAGGACAAAGGGAGATCCCCATCGCTGGTTGGCAGCAGGCATCGAATTCGTGGTTTCCACACGGATCAGGAAGCGGCGCTGGAAATCGAGAATGGcattgatgttgaggaagatCTGGTGAAGAATGTCTCCTGGAATCGCACCCTGCTGTTCCAGCGTCTTTTTGAGATCGTGCAGGTTTTCGAGATCTTGAACGTATTTTCGCTCCGTATCGACCAGCTCTCGGACAATGTGATCTCGGTAGGTCATCTGCGATCCGGGTGTAGGGCCACTTGTAACTTCATCTTCGGGGTAGGGCTGAACTTGGAGGAGGGTGCCGCGCTTTTCGGCACAATCGAGAACATAATTAACGACTTGGGTCACCTGCATAGATGGTTAACAAAGCCCCAGGCGCAGAGACTGAGCCGGCACAAGCCCAGCTGTCGCTCACCCACCTTGACAAAACCACTAGTATCATTACCCATCAAGTCAGTAATCACAAAGCTATGGGATGAAGGAATCTGCAGCTCCTTCATGCAAGCCTGGACGAAtttgaagatggcgatctTGGACTTCTTAGCCTCGTTAGCGCTAGagtcctcgaccttgagctcttcctcaGGTTGCAAGGCATTGtagatgaggaggagagggtATCCTGTTCGGAAGAGGTTCCATAGCGGATCGACGGGGTCGTTGGGGTCGAGGGTCTCGAGATAGGGGTCGAAGCCGGGAACTTGGGCTAGGCGCTGCTTGAGCGAGATGCAGATCTGGTAGAGGGATCGGGAGGCATCGGCCTtttggttgatgatgttggcggTTGCGAGAACGGGGCCGCCGTTCTGGGGAGTGATGGTGGCGGCGCTCGCGAGGGAGCTTAGAGAAGCCGAGGAGCCGGCAAAGGCTGTCGAGCCAGAGAGTTGGCTGGCGCGCGGCGCATGGTTCATGCTGTTCTGTGGTAGACCACCGAATCCGTTCGAGTTGGGGAAGACCGGAGTGGTGTTTGTTCGGAGCAGCGGGGCATGGGCCATAGCCTTCTACTCCATCCGTCGAGCGTGTgaggcgacgatgatgcgGGCAGAGGGCGACAACAGGGAGGgagggtgaggttgttgagggAGCCGAGGGGAGCGCGAACGAGGGGTTGCGAATGGCTTGACGAGAATGTCTGGAGATCTCCCTTGGCGTCGACTCAGGAACGTTTCAAAGAGGCGTCCGACGTCATTCGGCGGTGAATCGAAGCGGGAGATGTGTAGTCTGGCAGCGAGTCACGAGCGGGGTGAAGGTTCTGCTGCTTGTCGATGCGTCGGGAAGGTTGGGCACGAGCGATGGCGGATGTTGGAGTCTATCGCCGCCTATCTCTGTCCTTGTCCTGGGTTCTGCTGCTGACGGCGGCTTCGGCGATGGCTGgtcgggaggaggaggaggtctCGGGTCAGGCGGTGGAGCGATCGAAGGGGGTGAGAAGGCGGATGATCGACGATGCGGTTACGGTGCGAGGAAAGTTGAGAAGGATCTGGCAGACGGACCAGGGAGTC harbors:
- a CDS encoding DH domain-containing protein translates to MAHAPLLRTNTTPVFPNSNGFGGLPQNSMNHAPRASQLSGSTAFAGSSASLSSLASAATITPQNGGPVLATANIINQKADASRSLYQICISLKQRLAQVPGFDPYLETLDPNDPVDPLWNLFRTGYPLLLIYNALQPEEELKVEDSSANEAKKSKIAIFKFVQACMKELQIPSSHSFVITDLMGNDTSGFVKVTQVVNYVLDCAEKRGTLLQVQPYPEDEVTSGPTPGSQMTYRDHIVRELVDTERKYVQDLENLHDLKKTLEQQGAIPGDILHQIFLNINAILDFQRRFLIRVETTNSMPAANQRWGSPFVLHEDAFDIYQPFIANQRKAAQIANQVFDKIQQSEHPVATDFNTLDGFLLKPMQRLVKYPLLLKDLNKKTEDEETKADLVNGCEAAERVLHKANDAVNRDLLDEALEDLTNRVEDWKSHKVEQFGNLLLHGVYGVITGKTDQEKDYEIYLFECILLCCKEISPNKSKDKKDKSRSSGPKVRNKNAKLQLKGRIFMTNVTDVVSFSKPGNHSVQIWWKGDPGVENFTIKFLNEETLKKWVVALESQRKNNAPRASTNSDSATADFAWTRDQAGGLENPYLQQDDDEDDDYGPATAPAGLPMPPHPMGVMPRTASSSNLRARAGTGESSGSLAGMVRAPPPRFPLPVPPAPLSLQTQGSGAPSPGAWGGDSYFSPVAESPASSRTSTASGMFTTPHYGFPKTGTPQPPWEDSNRYTAPAMPRAPSRDGPSPNPHGRNPRGPSLPAMASNSQAAAQQRNRSYSTPDINGPGMPRTRQPSQGNIPAVPGIPQHLHPGHDPNIPRTQTGSPRNEMPIRAQTNSPGAQRERMHQHTGSLGGSMAQFPTQPVYPRQGTPAAGGNPLRVDAAAANSRTVSPALGTATLPPSTNPLASPELPLPTQLKVRVNTESGNYVTLVVAFNITYQSLVDRIDAKLARFTSSSISKGLLKLRYRDEDGDFVAIEGDDDIQIAFMEWREGVRNMYAGGVGEIELFCVGDTS
- a CDS encoding 37S ribosomal protein mrp10, mitochondrial; translated protein: MSGRHKAIRLPPLKTLRVHDPKRKVENPCIAIMSSVLACWASAGYNATGCAAVETQLRKCMDGPAPPPAPTNTINYHLSRMQKHMTGPRKQK
- a CDS encoding LITAF domain-containing protein, which encodes MEKPTPPQNEQHPTFTANQAVNQDQPPTYNNRDFSSPLAQPPLTNPGSPPPAHIHNPNDFPPQSQGQPPQSHGQPPQQNLNSVPLQSLQSQSAPVVCPSCGVRDFTVTTAEAGGFTHAAAALVCFVSCLGCIPYCISSLKDVHHRCANCGVPLADYHRSGRTEVRCWQK